The Vigna radiata var. radiata cultivar VC1973A chromosome 6, Vradiata_ver6, whole genome shotgun sequence DNA segment GGACCCATCAGAGGTACCCTCCATCTTCAACCAGCATCCCCTGTCCCAATGTCTACACTTTCTTCTTACTTTCCTTCTGCTCTTCCCTCCATTTACTTGATAATGACCTTTCAAATCTACATTCCAGGGAAAATATCTTCTTTCAATATTTCCCACAGTATCATTAACCAGTCTAGTACCGTTTTtagttcatttatttatatttgctttttcacaactttacttttaaaagaaaataactactGGCATTAGCATTACTCAAAAATTAATATCAGTCAAACATATTGATGAACTCATGGGCAGTGGCAGCACATATTCcataagaaatcaagaaaagcTAAAAATGTAAACTCTCAACAGGAGGATGATGGAGATATGGAGGATAATGGAATTACACAACAGTTGCCTTTACTACATATAGTATAACTTATTACATACTATTCTATAAGGAGTAAGAGCTTTTACAAAGAGTTATGGGCAATCTTCCAACACTTTTTCTGCCAGCTAGACTTTAACCCCCTTCTAACACAGCAAGCTCTAACCCTTCTTCCACAACATTAATTTAACATGGAAGAAAACCAACCCCacttattacaaaataataaatatattcttaatcAGAGATAAAACCCTTCCCCTAAACTGCTATCTTTCACTGTTTCTTCAACTAACAGATCCCAAAAGCTGCATCTCTCACAAAAACCGGATGTTTATTGCCACTAAACTACCCAAAACACATTCTTGAATATcatctttatattataaaatttaaactaataaacaACTTCCCTACGATTTTTTCACTAGATTGCTTTCTTCGCCGAATTTAACTTATGGAAATTGAATCTTTGTTTCAACTATCATCAAAGTAGTCAGTACGTCCATTCTTGAGGCAAGCGAAGTTCATGGTTGGCAGCTTCCTCTCGCCGCATGCTGAACTTCTGTTGAAGGATAAGAGCATTTCTCCTTGCTAACAAAGCATCTACAAGAACCCCAAACTCAATCATGTTAGCAGGGGAAGAACTCAAGTTTAAtccaaaaatgtttaaatagaAGACCCACTTACCATAGTCCGGCCCGAATGCACTAGAGATGCGTTGTTGGCTAGCGGCATTGATGTCATCAATGTTGAGGTTCAAAGCATGGATAACCTTAGCTGGGACCAGAACTGGAGCAGCACAACCtgtttcaaaacaaaaacaaaaatcagatAACCGCTAAATAAGCAGAAACGGAGCTTAATAAGGGGATTCAGTAATTTACTTGTTTTCTTGCGAGATTCCGGTGGAGGTGCCCCGTACTGACGTGGCAGGAAAACCCCTGTTCCAGCGCAACCCTTTTTGTTAACAACGCCAGATCCAGCTTGCAAACCGGGTCGTGACCCTGATCCGAAATGCGAAACCTGCTGATTCTGGGGCTTCGCTTGAAGAGGACGGCGCCATGCAGAATGGGGCAAGGTGCGTATGCAGTTCATGGCTTCATAGTCATACCCAAAATCACGCAAGTCACGTACTCTGTTCTGAACTTGTGGCTGGTGCTGCTGGGTCACCCAAGCAACCTTCTCTTGCCTTCCCCAAACCGAACCACACTGCTGCTTCAGCATCTGCTCCGGTCTCACCTGCGGGTACCGAGCCTACACAAGGGGAAAATAATGTAAACACCCGATTCCAACATGCAACTTCTTTAACGCATTTTTACAAACACCTTGGACACGTTTCTAAATAACTCACCGGAGGACCGCCATGGTTCACGAAAAACGCATTCTCCGCGACTACTGGCGGAGAAACACCCCCAAAAACACCCCCGTTCTGAAACTCAAACTTCGAAGAGACTTCGTCGTTCATCCTCAACCTCGCAACTTGCCCTGCGGCCGCGTACAGTACATCCCACGCATCATTTGTAGGCTTAAACGGCGTCGTCGTTGGCGAAGGAACACGAGAAGACCCGTTGGGACTCCCGTCGCCGGAACCGCCACTCCGACCGGACCAGCTTCCGATTCCACTGAGTATAGACTGAGGCGAGCCAGCCAAACCCCGAGCCATCAGTTTCTGACTCTGCAAAAACCCCAGAAAAACAGCGTAAGCTTACccgaaaagaaaaaacaagcaaaaaaaacaaaaggatcCGTGACGGTCATCGTTACCTCAGTTTTTTCAGCGTTGCAGATTGGAACAGTGAGCATCTGTTCCTTCCTGGTGTCATGAATCGATGCATGACCGAGGCGGCGAGTCAAGCCAGCAAAGAAGTCCTCCTCGTCGCTGCTCTCGGTCCCAGTGGAACCGGACTCAACCGGTTCTACCCCAGGCGAGTGAAACTCGTAAGGAAACTCGGAGGGGAAGGGAAACGCGGCGTCAAAGTCAGCTTCATCCATGGGTGAAAGTGAAGGAGTGAAGGAGTGAAGAAGGAAAGAGGTTTGagagaagaaaagtaaataaaagtggTATGAAGCCGTTACGAGTTACGAGGGTAATGAAGGGGAACGAGGAAGCTGAAGTTGCTGGTGGAGGAAGATTTAATAATAACACAGCTGTGTGTGCAGAGTGGGACCCACACTgcgaatgaaaataaaaattaaaaaaaaaaaaaagataaagtaaaAGAGATGGTTGTGTTGTTGTGATGCGTTGGAGGATAATAGAATGTAAGAAGACAAGTTGCTTTTATTAAGGTTTCAGGGTCCCTTTTAGacacttgaaaataaaaatattggtgtgtatgaaaatgaaagaaagaaagaaagagagagaattgCAGTGGTTGTGGACATTTGTCCTTGCATGCATTTCACCTGCCATTTGTCCACTCCGTTActcttaaacaaaattaatctttcaaattaattaagcgCCACATTTTCcatcattcaaaaataaaatttcaaatttttagaCTCACCTaattcctctcttttttttgtccctaccttcttttggaaaattttggactttcCCAACATtcacttcaaattttaaattctgtAAATTTTTATAACGATGAGGTCCTTTCGGTAATCTTCCTCCACGCTGCTCTTTTTCCATATCAGACTTTTGCTTCGAAAATCTCTCAGTTGTGCAATTCCACGAAAATAAGTCCCGAGGTCGTTAAAAGTTTATATGCGAGTTACACAGTTTACGCCTTCCCTACAAAACAAATCCATAATACGTTTTCGAAAgcttaaaaaaacaaagattatGTCAGAAAACTGCCAGgattatgttaaattaaatacttaattgtaaaatatttaataaaaatgttactGAAATTGATGGTTAGGTATTTATTACTAATAGATATGAAGTCACAAGTTCTTCAAAGGATTgaatttgttcttttattttttgtatattttcaacattaaaattaagtttagtaAAAACTATTAAGAAGAGAACATAGTTAATTGAGATTAAATACAAGATAGTCTTGCTTGGGTTGTGAAATGATGTAATACAACTTTGACACTGTTagtaatataattgataaaaagatcaatttgaaattaaaaaatgtaaagaatcaaaactaaactaaataataaaacaacgAAACGAATgcacatttaaatttataaagtcTTTAGAAAAActataagtatattttatataaaaaaaaatacttaaaaatgtatttaaaggAGTTAGTAAACTTAAATCTATATCCAGTATAAGACacgttaaattaaaataataataataataataataataataataataataataataataataatctttaaaaaaaaatgcgtTAAAGGGAGCATGACTCTATCTTGGTTTTTTTCTTGTTGGGTCattttcaagtcaaaaaatgacaattttaaaTGACAACAATTGCCATGAATGAGAAGTTCAAAAACTGTATTTATCCTCTGTGGTGTGATTAGTAACTTGAATGTGAATAATGCATTGATAGTATTGGTATAAGAAGATGGTGCtgaattgcataaaaaaaattaattatcttttagttACAAAATATGTGCAAAATCACcatcatttatttaaaagtttacttGAATTCAGAGACTTTCTTAGATTGAGTATCGTGAtatattaacaactttttacaataatttttttacagttttattagtttatttgaatttatttttaaagtaatatttataccaccacgttataaaaaatattaattttttttttctgatatgtTACTATTATGAATAATTTGCGAACCTGTTACGTTTAGTGTAGCTAAGTTGGATTATTGTTGTGATATTTTCCACCGTCATAGATTCGTATTTTAAGCTAAGCAAATGCACACTGTCACATGTGACAAAAAAACACATCCGAATTTTTGCTTCCGACACAAATAGATTTACAATTAAAACTCTTCCTTCTCTTCAAAGGCACGATTAAATCAGTGGGCCAAAACAAACTAATCTATACCATTGTCCTACccaatttttttccttcaaattgTTATTGTATGTGtttcaaaacaataatactgtatatattttttgttttatttattttaaaaacaaaacaaagagaaatagaaatatcttcaaataaatTCGATCCAAAAAAAACCAAACAGTCTATTAGCTAGTCAACCATCGTAATTGTTTTCGTACGTGATTTTcatggttttaaaaataatgttgagattaataaaatacattttgagAAGGAAACAATGACTttctaatgaaaataaatggtTATGAAACcatgtattatatttatattcagaGTTTTTTCCTCGGGATTTTTAGCAAAACTAACACTTCTGAAATATGTTAGATtgattggaaaagaaaaatcttcaaaaatgcatttaaaattttttaaagaggtattccatataaattatttgttttcatattgATAAACAACTGCACGAATCCTCTGCTCTATAAACATGCACAATTATTCTAGCTTTTCGTTAGGTAAATTACAAATCATGATAACTAAAACATGTCCAACATTAATTTTTCTCGTATATGTCTTTTTCAAACTTATATGTTAAATTACACCATCTCCATAACCTGTTTGAATCTGATCTCAAAAAGTAATATATTGCTATATTAATACTTGACggtcataaaataaaatcaggAAATTTAGACTAATTTTAAGGACGTTAAAATGGGTTATTATTTAGACAATGTAATATAAGATTACCATTCTTaaaattgtattcttttattttcaaatataatataaaattaccattttttaaattatattattttaaaattgtagttaacCAAGTTGGTCAATCAAATCGATAGAGTAATGTCAAACTaccatattaatatttaaaaaaaaaattcaattaccTCGTCAAATTGATGAGAAGTTAACATGcgaatttgaatttattttcatataaatatctTGTGTGTagtgaatatattttcttgtggCTATTTGGATCATTGTCTTTTTTTATGATGGAAAATTTTCATTGAAGAAGAGAGAATCCTAAGTAAGATCTATTTAAATTGTTTGTGatatacaaacaaataaaataatggacAAGTTATGAATTGAtgcattatatataaaatgattaatgtTAGAAATGGTTTTTGAtggaaacaaattttataatcatatgatattatatattattgatcCATAGTAAATTGATATTGAGATAATGTATAGAATGTAATCAcgattcataaaaaaaaaaaaaaaagtctaaaaaGATTGTAAACACTTTGATGGAAGTGGAAAGAAAGGGAATAGATTTATCTATCAAGTGTATCAAAAGAAAAGTTGGAAAATGTTAAGTTATTAAAGatgtatatatatgatgtattaaaaaaaaagaattagtatatttcataaaaatatctaCTTGAGTCCAGACAAGACATTAATAAATCattgaaattgagaaaaagagaTGAGGAAGAGATAGAACATTctgtttgtgattggtccgctAATGTTGTTATTGTGAAGGTTATTTAACGAAAGCGTGATTAGTTAAACAGGAAGTGGGCTATGCGGCGTGATCTTTGACTGTTGCTTTAATTAGCCCACTCTAGttacaagaaaaagaagagacatAATCATTGTGACATTTGACTCATAACTATGCATTATTACTGATTATTACTTACAGCTCTTTATTGGTTCCTGCTGTCACTGCCAAGTAAGAAGCTGAAACACTGTAAGATGGTAAAAAACCTCAGAAAAACATCCTTATCCTGTGTTTTGTTACCACTTCGCTGACATCCAAACTTCAATAATCACTTTATCTTCTTTGCTTACTCCTCCTAACATAAAGGTCCCATGCTACTTACTACGCATGCTCACCTCGTGATTTCTGAACATGCTAACCTAATACACGCACGAATACGCCGCAACCCCCAATAATAGCCTCtgcctctttctctttttccttccaCACTCTTTTTTCACTTCCTCCATTACATTAATCTTCCTAATGCCATAGAGACCGaatcaataaaacaaatgttattttaattaagttcaatataattaaaaagtaataaattaattaaaagtttatctgttttgttgaaaaaaaaatgttaagagaTATAAATCGTATACTTTCATTGcgtgttgtttttattttaattttcaaaacaaaaatctactgtgaaaaaataattttgctCAATTTTTCGGTGTAATAAATGCATCATTAGTTAAGGTAGATTTGTAATGGATTATGTTCATGATGAATAGTATTATTCATGGTCCAATAATTCATTATGGATCACATAATAAATCGTTTGGGTACATTACATTGTTACGTTTTGGTTTGCACAATTAATTATGAAGCATACAAAATAATCAAGTAACTcgtttaaaaaattacttatttatttatttattcaaatgcgtacttgattatatataatatttaaaaatacctTAAGGTAggttaaacatataaaattgtttCCATTTAAAATTTCTGTAGATTTGACATTAGgaaatacatacatacatatatatatatatatatatatatatatatatatatatatataatttattttcgaATATTTCTAttcaaattattcattaaatatatgtcaaaataaaaaagttttagttattttaaagattaaatatatttttaatttctaaattttaactcaattaaCTTGTGATTgtattcaaattttgatatagtttgctttttcaaattttaaatataaatagttatatTATTGTTGATCTAAAtgtgttacatttttttaatacgtCAAAAGGTATTTCAATCTCACGATTGTGAATTTGGTATGgcaaacaatttaatatttatattaactcATAAATACTTGTTTCCACTCTTGTTATTGGTACTTTATGACatgatatagatatataatttaagggttaaatatgtttttagtcctgtattttggagcgattttggttttagtccatctttcaaactaaagtacaatttagttcttcaactttatagaactttggttttagtcatttttaccaaatttttttaattttatttgttgttttaagcacgttcattatagtatttggattgtttacattgtttgacacatttttgcttcaatgttaactgagaaatgtgTTTAAAAcggtaaataaagttaaaaaaatttggtaaaaataactaaaaccagagttttctaaagttgaagaactaaattgtaccttagtttgaaagagggactaaaaccaaaatcgctccaaagtatagggactaaaaacatatttaaccctataattCAACTAttcttaatttcaaattcaatataCAATTCTAAATATTTCATAACAATTCAtcgtttaaaataattatgtttacattatattacaacataatcatcacaaaatatatatatatatatatatataggttgtTAGACTCAAGAGTTTACTTAAACTCGTGAGAGTCCAATAAACTCGATTTATAAACTTGCAAGAGTttactttaagaaaaaaaatataaaaaaataagtcttaattcaaaaaattaatgtaaatgtAACTCTCTTTAATTGAGCATGCTGAGTTTCTGCAACTATTTTGataatcaaatttttcatttcatcacAAATAGAATCACGAAGTTTAGAATCTCCTTACTTGATGTTTGAATATAAACATTCTTTCACTCATGGTCTTTGAACAATAATGACATCTAACTTTATTATCATTGCCATTAATATCTATCTCGTATTCTTATCCGATATATCTAACCTAttcttaaaacaattttatttatacttataatTGATGatgctaaaaaaaattaggatcaTTCTTGTGCATTACGTTCTAATTATATTGGTTTTTCATTACAAGCttgaaaaatgttataaataaataccatgtttataaattaaaaagtaactaAAGGTATTTGCTAAGAAGGGAACTAGTGCATGTCCTCACTGAGTTCTAACTCATAACACTAACATTGGTTTTAAAAGTATATCTTAACTTAGAATTGACACAACAAAAAATGTAGAGGGTGAACACATGCTCATGGTGACAGCAAATAGCAAACGCAAAGTGACAACAACCTAAACAATGACATTAGACGACGACGACAAATACATTATTAACAAACACGAGAGACTAGATTAGAAATAAGGATGCGTCGTGCGAGAGTTTGTGAGAAGGTGATGTGTGAAAgagttcaaaagaaaaaatagctTAAACACAAAATGTCCTATGAATTTATAtgactattttttagtttaaaattatttatcatagaTCTCACACACATACCTATAAACTTGTAAGTATACACTTATTTACGATGTCGGAAAAAAAAAACCGACTTCGATTCGAATAAACGATTTAATTCACAAAGTTGATAATCAAACTAATGTGatttaaattatacatttcaaaatttatatctCGAGTCGTCTACATAAATTGTCTCGTAAAaactcatttcaaaatttatatctCGTCGTCCATATAATATGCTAAAACATCAATTATGTTTgcttaacaaattaaattttgtatctaAATTCGTTCATCCGCCGATTGTGTTGCTTTACAAGTGACCTACTTGTCTAAGAACTAACATTAACATGTCTGTCCATTGAATAAAACTTTTACATATTACTAAATTGAATTTTGCCCAATAATATTATGATGTGCTATGACTAAACTCGTTCAATttccaaattaataaattttgctaagtaaataaaattataactcaGCCCCtattaaagagaagaaaaaaaatcagatttgtagaattaataaattataaaaaccaTTTAGAGTCGTACACGatgaatataaatgtatatgatattgATCACTTTCAGTATTCATGTTTATTAGATTATTGATTATATTCCAAATAaagtcataataaaaaattgatatagcTTTTCCATATAGGACTTATTAGTTACATTGTTATatgtataaaagaaattcacatatacaaaaatatttttaaataacaattaatttagaaattaaacacACTTAATCCTAAATTAGACActatttaattaactaaaaagtATTGTTGTGtgtaattaataatagagaccaatgataataaatatttaaacttttgatAGTTAATTATAAAGACTAATTTAGAATCTTATTCTTCTATATTAATcacaagttttttattaataattgagattattttatgcattataatttttagttcataatataatatctaacttaataaacataataatgaattgttttttatctctaaatgaattattatttaacgTTTTATTATAcagtaaaaaaattgtaattcttttaatttcaacGAAAATTCGCATGTACAATAAATGATTTtacaacttttaataatatctcTTAACTTTGTTCCATAAAACATCAGGTAAAGAAATACAAgcaaataacatttttattatggaaaataaatatttaacatattttgtaaaaggaaaaaggtcaAGATTTCCCAGTTTTTATTCTACGAATAagtaatacatatttaattattcttattagtTACTGATAGGAATGAGATACTCggttagtttatatatattataaaaacacGCATACatactttaattatttgtataatttattttaatttttaattttaaaatataattaaaagtaaataaagatataaaatatgtataaaaatagAGAATCTATATGAACACGCATTCTGTTGACTTTCAGTGAGTGAGAGTTTACACAAcaataaagtttgaaattttgactTAAACGATTTTACAAAACGAAACCCATATATATTAAgagtttatttattaaaaaaatattttatcctaaatgtatattttttgaGTATTTGAAGTCTAGAAAACGGCATCATTACCACTTAAATTATCTGTAAgagttattaatttattataataatatggtAAACTGAAAATAGGTTTATATTTTTGGATGAGATACGTTATTGTTTGAATGATATGATAGTTATGagtagaataaaattatattttgaaaatctaatatttaaatatatttaaatgggATGTTACTAGTGATGAGATTAAAGAGGTGACAGTTACGTGTaatggttttaaaaataaaaaagaattgaatagAAAAAGGAAGGTGTGGTACCTGCATTCATTGCAGCTAATTTCTGCGTAGTCACAGAAATCCCGTGAATCAAGCCATGGCTGACGTGGACTAGTCGTACGTTACGTTACGTGGGCATCGATGCATCTTCCTTGGACTTCAACCCAAccttcattttcctttattcCATTTCCCGCCCAATTtcatctcattattttattattatttaaatatattaaataatttctttctttactgTATTTCTCGATTGAAAGTAAAATCATTATACTATAACAGTCAACCGTTGCTTAAAAAAGtgtcaattaaaataatttgaataattgcattttaaatcttttcaaaattaaacgTATTTTTAATTCTATGTTTTCGTCTTTTTGTAGATTGTTTTACTCTTGCAGCACTCTTTAAATAAGTAGGTTAAAACAAGTAcacatcaattttttatttattttttatcaaagttaaattttacaaaaaaacaaacatgatCAATTCTAATTCAACATGCTATTATATAAGATAGgttatcattattttttcacTCATATTTCTTGACTTCTCTAACTTTTTCTGATTTATTAATTCATGTTAAACGagtttttaaatgttaatattcttatgattaaaaaaagttgtttaaataaaataaatataaaaaacactgACACGTGTATTTCttttatagtataataaaaacaaaagcacaCATTTTAGAATGTATTGAAAATATAAGtatgtaaataaaattcattgtGTTTGGTTTTTAAGGTGATTTCTCATAATTAATGtgaatcttttaaatatatttttttatatcaaattctAAACATTCGACACCGTTAATAGATTaccgataaaaaaaaatctttctaaaaaacACCTACCGGAAATGGAATAATACACTGTAATCGTGacatcaaagtaaaaaaataaaaataaattaaacaatgaaaTGGAAAGATGGAAATGTAATTACAATAAAACTTTAAGAATTTCGTTGTAATTTACTATAAATTGCCGCAAAGACATAATTACAACCTAATCAataagttaactttttttttgtaacatgaaaaatgaaaaaaaaaaatacatgaataattacaacaaatatagacttgaaatttgtttataaaactttattggGTGGGCAATACATTTTATAAAGGCGTTTGTTTTCTATTAATTCGGTGAAATCCCATGAAATTGGGCAATGAATCTTGAAATATGGTTTTGaagttaatgatttttaaatgtaaaattttaaaatcattcaaattttttattagatggtaatttagttattttttctattatttaattacgAACATTTTCAATATCATGCAAacgaagaaaaaatattaatgtttcgttcaatgaaaaaaaatatcatatgattttattctttacTTTGTCACCTAAAGATTTTGTAATCAAACCTTAACTAAAGTTAGATATGAACTAAGTTAAAATTCACAAGTTGGTATAGAGTATTACTTCAAATTAGATatagttgaaaaataaaaaggataatgatacttaaacaacatttttttttacaatatttaaatagatccaaaattattccaaaattaataataataatcataaacaccaccattgaccaatcacaaaatgacacgtagatgatgtttaaatgttgtcaaaaaaatattgcctaagtatcattatccaaataaaaatgcaagttattatagcacaataaaaataaacttatttcaatgattttgaTAGTCACATTATGAGAGAAAGTACATGAGAGAACAATTAGTCCTCACCGTGAAGATCAAGTTGCTCCAATTATGGTCGCAATAGAAACTCTATAACATGCATGGTTTAATGGTATGCACACACCttgctttactttttttttttctgatttataCAAAAGACAAATTTCTAATAATTAcgagtaaattaattttaatctcaaCAATTTCCTTTTCATGGCCTTGAAAATATGGTTTATATACATAGttttcattatcattattattgaacgaataatttataagtatacaatgtttttttgttgtatcttgaaattttcatatttaacaccatttttctgttaatttttttatacttttacaatGTCATCAATTGACAAAAGCcttgagattttattttttttttaaactttatttgataGTACATAATAGTTTAAGAATAAGTGAAaacttgttatttaattttgctagaattttttaaaaattattattttttaaataagcaaGTCAACACAATTCGCATCATGCCAACATTTTTATGACACATTGAAAGGTGGGTCGGATTAAGTTGATCCATATACTAATTAAGTAAGCTAAGATGGTTAAGCCTAAATTATGATACTATTGTGTTGGCATCATACAAATCTACGGAAGTAGCAAGACGAGAGGGTATTGTAAGTTAAACGCAAAACtcatcaatgaaaaaaaataaaatcctatgTTTCATTGATTTTCTAATGATACAGAAATATAATTTAggtgaaatgaaatttttgtacgacattatttataataaatacaagtaactaatttgatataaaaaaaattatgttaatttttgggGGATCTTATTTTCGACGTGTCATCTTTTAGTTCATTTAGAACATGCTTAATACAAATATTCTATTTCAATGTGACTACTTAGAGTGTTTAATTGGGATGTAATTGATGATTTCTACGTCTTGATTGAAAGTAATttagtaataattaattataaacatgatatattaataatgtGGTTGGATTAATAGAAATATGctctatcatattaaactatgattattttaatgacATTGTTAGTAATAATAGAGAAACTACGCGATAATaattacatgttttaattttactagttttattatatatattatgttaggATCTTAATATTTGAATGATGTGTAAATATGTATATCCAAACACAATACTACATgtatagttattatatattgttataattacCGAGTAACATATTATATGGGATACTACAACTATACAAA contains these protein-coding regions:
- the LOC106763031 gene encoding uncharacterized protein LOC106763031 produces the protein MDEADFDAAFPFPSEFPYEFHSPGVEPVESGSTGTESSDEEDFFAGLTRRLGHASIHDTRKEQMLTVPICNAEKTESQKLMARGLAGSPQSILSGIGSWSGRSGGSGDGSPNGSSRVPSPTTTPFKPTNDAWDVLYAAAGQVARLRMNDEVSSKFEFQNGGVFGGVSPPVVAENAFFVNHGGPPARYPQVRPEQMLKQQCGSVWGRQEKVAWVTQQHQPQVQNRVRDLRDFGYDYEAMNCIRTLPHSAWRRPLQAKPQNQQVSHFGSGSRPGLQAGSGVVNKKGCAGTGVFLPRQYGAPPPESRKKTSCAAPVLVPAKVIHALNLNIDDINAASQQRISSAFGPDYDALLARRNALILQQKFSMRREEAANHELRLPQEWTY